The Gossypium arboreum isolate Shixiya-1 chromosome 6, ASM2569848v2, whole genome shotgun sequence DNA window TTAATCTTGCTGTTTCTTTTTTGGTTCTTATTGCTATTTACTACAGTCATGATTAAAGTAGAGAACTTAAGAATCCTATTACCTGTGATAACACCTTGGCCTCGGAAACTGTCGTCATTTGAGTCTTCTTTATATGTCTTTGGTGAGTTTGTTAAACATGCTAGTTGGTAACAGTTGGTTCTTTTGGCCTGCAAGTAGGCTACAAATCCTTTAGGCATGGATAAACTTACTGGTCTCATTTCTATTGCTCAACTACCATTGGGTGCTTTCTTGCTAATGTTTCAGTTTTACCTGAAGATGAAGCTTTTTGTTCTCCTTACTGATTTTGGCATACAAGAATTTTTGGCTGTAATCAATCATAATAGAGTATGTATTACTCAGACTAAGTCTAGACTTCATTTGTGAATAGGGGATCAATTATAGAAGGCATGCAATGAATTGAGTAGTTTTCATCTTGTTTAGTTATCTTAGAGACTTAGGCTTTGATAGAGAGTTTCCTCAAAGGATCCAGGTAGGATTTGGATGGAACAGGGAAATGTGTCGGCAATCTTATCTGGTTATGAATTCCGCGGAAATTTGAAGGAAAATGTTACGGGATAGCAATCAAACTAGCGATGTTGTATTGGTTGCAGTGTTGGCCTTTAACTATTGAGAAATGCAAGAAAACCAAATGGATGTGGCTGAGACTGGAGTGCTATTCTAGATGTCTTTATATATACTGGAAATATGATTAGGAATTTAAGTATAAGGAAAGAGATGTAGTCCTGAGTAGAGTACAACGATGTAATATATCCAGCTAACCAACTCTACTTAATGGAGGCATAGTTTGTCATGTTAGGATTATTTGCGAGTTCTATTATCACCTAAAGTTTATGCATGGTTGAGAATAGTTGAAGTTGATATCAGGCTATTTGTGATATAGTGTAAATTGCTGGAATTGAAGTTTTTGGCAGAAAATGGATGGAATATTGTTTAGGTGGCTCTGAGGATTAGTATGAAAATAAATATGTGGGGTATAATATGCCTTCATTACCTGGTAAGGCAATAGAGGGTTACCCTTTAAGGCCATGGCAGATGAAGAGGGTACGAGCCTTTGTATAGAAATTCAGCTACTCTTAATATGGTGGTGCTTTACTGTTTTGGTTTTGTCATATATCATAGgactatatatattatataataaagcaCATGGCTGATATTTAATATAATCTGAAGAGATAAAGCTTTCTGAACTTCAAAAGAGATTCTTTTTTCATGAAGATTTGTGTTCCACCTAGAAAGATGTGCATGTTAGCAGTTACCTGGAGATAAAATTGAAAGTTTACAAGGTTGTGTATACTGTTAGAAGAACTAGTCATAGTACTATTGATTATAAGGTTGTTGGAACTAAATTGAAAGTTGTCATCAAATAAGAACCTAAGCTGAAGATTTTTTCTACATGTATGTTCATGCTTGTGCCTGGTTTGCCTGTTTCTTCTATTTTTTGTTTCTTTGGTGAGGCACATTAATCAAATCTGATCTCAAAGATAACCATAATGTCGGAATACTAGGGACAGATAAGGTAAATTGTTCCTGAAAAATCGGCCTGATTGGTGTAATGACAACTCTGGCTGTAAGTATAACTATAGAGTTACTTCTTGGACGAGCATTAGGAGTAGGTGACATGAATTCGCCTAGCTTATTACCAGTTAGCCATCATTGAAAAGTTCAATGAGATCACTTGATAAAGGACTTTGAGACAATCTATTTGAATTCAGATAAAATTTTACTTTGATGGTAAGCAAGCTCAAAAGTCCGCTAGGGGAGTCCCCAAATATTATAACTTGAGACTTAAATATAAACTAGGAGATCTAAGGTTTGAATCTTGGGGATCAAAAGGGTAGGATTTATGAGATAGTAGGGAGTTATCTGCCTTTCATGTAAGGCACAAGGCCTAATGGAGCCAGAACAAAAGTTCAAAACCAGTGCCTCAAAATCGAAAAACATATGCAACTTTATGGTTCTAATATTATAACGCTGAGTAAACTTACAACATGTGCGGTTGTCATTTTACTTGCATCTGTTTATGCAGGATCTGTATAAAAACATATTAAGAAACGGTTATTCTGAAGATGGTCATGTTTTCTCTGGAGCATCTGCTAACTTCATTGCTGGAGCTGCAGCTGGTTGTACAACATTGATCTTGATCTACCCTCTTGACATTGCTCACACCCGCCTTGCTGCAGACATTGGAAGAAGCAATGTCCGTCAATTCAGAGGAATCTACCATTTCCTGAGCACCATACGCGAAAAAGATGGGATACGAGGAATTTACAGGGGTCTTCCTGCTTCTCTACAAGGGATGATTGTTCATCGGGGTCTATATTTTGGTGGATTTGATACTATAAAGGAAATCTTGTCTGAAGAGTCCAAAACTGAGTTGGCATTATGGAAACGTTGGGTGGTTGCACAGGCTGTGACAACATCTGCTGGATTGTTGTCATATCCACTTGATACAGTTCGGAGGCGGATGATGATGCAATCTGGCTTGGAACAACCGATGTACCATAGCACACTGCAGTGCTGGAAGATGATTTATAGAACAGAGGGGGTGAGTTCGTTTTACCGCGGGGCACTATCTAACATATTTAGGAGCACTGGTGCTGCAGCCATCTTGGTTCTATATGATGAGGTCAAGAAATTCATGAAATGGGGTGGATTGTAGGTGGAAGCAATTTTTGACAGTCTTTCTTTTTTGAGCTAAAAGGATTAGAGTAGAATGAGATTCAGGATTTACAACTGGAAAAGGCCTTGTAAAACTGCAACTGAGATTGATACTATCATTACCATGTTGTTTACTAGATGACATTCATTTACCACATTGGTGAACCTCACCATGATTTTGCTTGACGAATAAAAGAGGAAATTGTTGCTTGTCGAATTTGTGTTCTTTTGTTCATAGTTTTTGTGAGTTTTATGCTGTTCCTTTCTGATTCAGCATTCACGTCCCAAATGTCTGCTATATTCTTACAGATATCATAGAGCCAAAACCACATGAATTTGCTTGCTTGTTGTGTTACTGCTGCTAGTTCATCTGATGGaaagttgatatatatatttgtgtatgtatgcatgtatatgatgccggggggggggggggagaaaTTGCAGCAGAAGCAATACTAAAAATAAGAGGAAAACAAGTCTGATTGCTTCTGTGTTGTTGCATGACATGCTTTTAATCAAAAGATCAATTCAGGGCCGTATAAAAGGTGGCATTTAGCTTTAGGATCAGCACTTAAAAAAGTAAATCAATGCTTTTATAGAACCAAAGTTGGAGTCTCATCAATGGTTGTATTCGGTGAGTGATCTACAAAAACCACTCCTAACCCTCCACTTTCTGATATGCCTggaaaaattccaaaaaaaaactTATAATGAACCAAAATATAATGCAAaagttattttcttttaaatgaaaaagcaaaaattcatgttttattgctttttaaatgatttttcaaGTTTCTCTTTTATCAATTGAACTTTCAAATCAACTAAATTTTGATTCAAACTATTGAACTGATGACTAGGATCAGACTTATATAACTGTAATTTGAGTAGGGGGGTTGAGAGGCATAAACAATGGCCTAAAAAGGAAGAATAAAATCTGGGACCGAGTAGGTAATGAAAATTTTGACAATAATAAACATACATGCATTGCGGATTTGCAATTGCATACACATCAAGTAAAGTGGGGAACCCATAAAAGAAGCCAAAGCAAAACCCTGACCTCACCCGTCCATGAAAAGAAAGAATTAAAGTTGCTTTTACTTCCACTAATTAAAATATAGaagcaaaaacataattttgtttttactattattattaatcaTCCACAAATTGATGATTTATGAAGAATCAGAAAGAGATTCTAGAATGGGGTCCATTCATCAACACCATATTATGGTTGGCAGGTGTAATAAAAATGATCCCCAAGTTAAGCCCCACTCTTTGATTCGTGGGTTTCATGAATCATGCACTTTTTTCCAAACCCTACggaatttatttatataaaagtgGGTTCCATTATGTTGGCTTGTTAGAGCTTTAACCCCATCCTAGTTTTTTCTTAATTTGGAAAGATACCTCCTTGTTGctaaaattttgttattagtcCCTGTATCATGTATAAGTTATGAATTTAGTCTcatattttaatttggtcaatttaattattaaaacttttaaattgccaattttagttttatatattttttatttttaaaattttagtattaATCTAAACagagaaattaaatatatttggttaaattctactattatACATGTCTTTGTatctaaattataaatttagttcacatgTTTCAATTTATCATTCTTAGTCTTATTGTCATTAAACTAGAAATTCATAGTCTTTAAAACCACAAATTTAAAACATAGATAcgtatttaaaaataacatacaatagaTAATGAAACGTAtggtttgaaattaattaatcataatagCTCATGAAATTAACAAcataaatacatcaaattaacAACACTAAATGTACTACAATTATTTATTATGGCGTTGTCATCAATTGTAAGTTAGTGTTAAATtgacttgtgacaccaactcaattaataatattattaatatatacaaccCATGAGAGATAATAAATtgtgcatattaaaataaaaaaagtataaaatacTTCAAAATAAAGTTTTAGTTGAGTGGTAAATTTAAGGGTATTAATTTAATTGGCAAGGATTCAAATTTCatcatatgtatatttttattggtttttgttaaaatgaaaagacTAAAACACTTTGAATaacataacatattttaattacaaaaggATATTTCTATTATTTTCCTACCGAGTTGGTGGCCTCATTAAGGGTGACACCAACTTAGTAAaacacttaaataatactaaaaatCCTATCATATGCATATGCATGTGGAAACCACAAATTTAGAGCACAAATGTTCATTTAAAATCACATActataaataatgaaatgtattgtttgaaattaattaataataacacatgaaatatgtacgttaataaaatgaaaaaatatattaaattgtttATCATGGCATTGTCATCAATAATGAGTTAGTATCAAATTGCCTTATGACACtaactcaattaacaacattagTAATATATACAATGATAAAGGTAATAAAGcgtacataataaaattaaaatgtataaaaatattaaaataaagctttagtttgaatggtaaaataaaattttcattaatgtaaTTGCCATGGGCTCAAGTCTTaccatatgcatatttttattagttttttaatatgaaaagactaaaataccgtcgaataatattacttattttaattacggAAGGGCATTCACATAACTTCTAACCGAGTTGATGACCCAATTGAAATAAATGACTCAATCATgagcttaaataatagtatagataagAAATAGAGTGACTAAAGTtcgatttaatttaaaaaatgattaaattttaaattaaaataataagttaATTGCACCAAACATCCCTAAACTATGACCCTCATTCTACATTGGTCCCCAAACTTCAAAATGTTCTAATTGAATCATCAAACTATCATGTTATATCAATCAGGTCCTTTTATTATTGAAACTGTTTATTTAACTGTTAAATGTCATAAAATCTtatgtgacataatttaaaatgaaagatttaaaaaaaataaatattgtaaagACGGCGGGGGAGAGAGATTCTTAgaggagaaaaataaatatttcaatctTATGTGACACAAGATCTCAAGtcacatttaataattaaaataacgaTTTTAATAACGAAAAAACTAACGATAATTTgaatatgtaataaaaatattttaaattttgaacaaTTTTTCCAAAGCAACTGGAATAAATATGTAATATAATTTACAGCTTATTACCTccttaatttcatctttcttGGTTGGTTCTCAAGTTTCATCTAAGCatgattttaatatatatatatatatatatataagaaaaattaattaattattagtgTAATAGAAATTATTTTGGACcatttaagttttaaattttgagttggaatttttatttttaattaaaaataaaaaaattgttgtAAAAAAAATCCCAATCCCCCCAAAAGCCATGTAAGAATCTGAATTCTTAAGGGGGGCATTCTAAAAATAGAAAACCCAAATTTCTTTTTTCATCTATAACCTAACGGCAGCAAATATCAATGGCTCTGATTGCTCAATAATTGGCAATGGACCCCCCATTCCCCTCATTGCCCATTGTTTCTAACTCCACAAAGCTCAAATCCCCCAGAACTCTTACTCATTTGACCAGCAAAGCTAATAGGGAGCGAAAAACAAAAACAAGTCTAATTCCTTCTGCAATACTTGAATTTAAGATTTAAACCCAAAGGAAAAGGAAGCAGAAACTAGTTACTTCTCATTTGGAAGTGGCCTGTcccaatatttaaaataaaaaaactagtAAAATTggtttatattatttatgtgtcTATATATTATACCAAGAGAACGCCAACTTCGACAAGCTTTGGGACGAGGTGACCACTAAGGTGGAGAGCGACGGGGGATTCGAGCCCGCCGACGCAGGTTCCGCCAATGAAGACGGCGGGGGAGAGATTCTGAGAGGAGATGAGAGTATCGTGGGACGGTGATCGAGGGAGGGAAGCGAACTCATGGTCATCGAGTTCGATGACAGTGGGGTGAACCCCGATGGTGACCAACAGCTTTTTCATGACGTGACACATGCAACAAAACGACCTGCTGAAGATGATGAGGGGGTGCTCCGATATCAGCCTCCTGATCCGAGTCTCCGCCGTCTCCTCCTCATCTATGGAAAGGCCGCTGCCGCCGCCTGCGGTGGGGCTACTCATAGTGGTGGATGAAAAGAGAAAGAAGGGTATGATGGTGGGAGTGGATCAAAAGCTTTGCATCCCCAAAAAACAACAGAGGGAGCTTTATTGTGATTATGGTAATGTCGAGTGGCAacaatttgttaaatataaaaacAAGAAAGCTTTTGGGTTTGGGTTGGGGGCAATGCTTGCTTACATCATAAAGTACTGTCTTATATACCATCTCTTTTATGTTGTGGGATCttgggttcttttttttttttttttttgggcgtGGAGAATTTGGGATTtctcaaataaataataaaagctttaaaattttattttctctttctactttgtttagtttagtaatctttgttaaatgtgatattaattaatcaaaaaTTATATATGATGTGCTGACAATAATTAGATTTACAATATTATTAATGGATTATGTGAAAGTTAATAGATTTAATTAAGGGTTAAAACTTTTAATATTGAAGTTGCATTTTATTATCGAAATGTAAGATTATTTATATCcacataattataaaaatataaaatttattataaaataaagagagattgaGAGAATAAAGACcaaataaaatatgaaagcaatagagaatgcactttattgatcaaaacggatgattacaatgcttcatcagcctctctatttataggcataagaagtataaaagaagtagagatctaattctaatgacTACTAGAATTTAAAAtacatcaaaactttatcttcATCATGATGGACATTCACTTAATaacatattcataacactcccccttggatgtccattagtagataatgtgcctcattaaaaccttattaggaaaaaccctgtgAGATAAAAACCTTCTATTACAAGCTGCCTTGTTAAAAACCTTTACCAAGAAAACTCAATGGGATAAAACCTTGattaaaggaaaagagtacaacTTGTTTTTAGACTCCCCCGGATGGCAACATTACATTACATCTTTGACTCGATAGATTCCAATCTTGTTagtagtctttcaaatgttgaagttggcaatGCCTTAGTAAAAAGATCTGCTAAATTATTACTAGAACGAATTTGTTGAACATTTATATCACCTCTTTTCTCAAGATCATGGGTGAataataattttggtgaaatatgtttcgttcTATCACCTTTGATGTAACCACCATTCAATTGAGCTATACAAGCTGCATTATCTTCATATAAGATAGTTGACATCTTTTCTTGTAAAGGCAAATTGCATATTTTCTAGATATGTTGGGTCAATAACCTTAGCCAAATACACTCTCGACTTGTGCCTCACGCATTGCAATTATTTCTGCATGATTTGAAGAAGTAGCAACTAATGTTTGCTTTGTTGAATGCCATGATATGGTAGTATccccacatgtaaataaatatcctgTTTGAGATCAACCTTTATGTGGATCTGATAAGTATCCAGCATTAGCATAGCCAACTAATAgagattttgaatcatttgaataaaataacctcATATCAATGGTCCCTTTAAAATATCTAAATAtatgtttaattccattccaatgtctacatgttagagaagaactaaatcttgctaacaagtttacaGCGACAGCTGTATCAGGTCTTGTGTTatttgcaagatacatcaatgccTCTATGAcacttagatatggtacttcAAGATTaagaaactcttcatcattcttgcaaggacaaaattgatctttattcacatctaatGACCATACAACCATCGTAGTATTTAATTGGTTGCTTTATCCATGTACAATTTCTATAATATCTTTTCCAATTAAGTTGATTAATGAACATGAATTTCATCTTTTAAATGTCGATTTGTAAGCCAATATAAAACTTTTTTTTCCAAGATCTTTCATATaaaattctttctttaaacaatttattGTATTTTGAAGCTCTTtaggagttccaataatatttaaatcatcaacataaacaaCAATTATCACAAAATCTTATCCAAACCTTTTTATAAAGACACATGGACAAATTGGATTATTTTTGAAACCTTCTTTTAACAAGTATTCATTAAGATGATTTGACCACATACGTCCAGATTGTTTTATTCCATATAAACTTTTTTTTAATCTGATCGAACAATTTTCTcaagaaactctatatcttttggGAATTTAAATCCTTCagggattttaatataaatttcactatcaagtgtaCCATATAAATAGGatgtaacaacatccattagatgcatgtcaagtttttcaTGTACTGTCAGACTAATAAGatatctaaacgtgattgcaTCCACCACGGGAGAATATGTCTCATCATAATCAATGTCGGGCCTTTGCGAAAATCTTTACGCTACAAGGCGAGCTTTATATCTTACGACTTCATCAATTTCACTCCATTTTCATGCAAGTACCCATTTATATCCTACCGGCTTTTACACCTTTAGGTGTTTGGACTACAGGTCCAAAAACTTCATGTTTAGAAAGTGAATTCAATCTTGCTTGAATTGcatctttccattttggccaatcttttctatttttagATTCCTTTGTATATTTAGGCTCAAgatcctcattttcttttattattgcaATAACAATATTATAAGCAAAATTGTTTTTGATAACTACATTTTTTTTTGGTTCCATCTTTTTCTcgtattgacataacttatcgagatctctttattttcatcatttccATTTTCACTTTTAGATACCTGAATCTCTTCCCGAGTTTTATAATTAGTTATGTCATGGGTCTCTTCAGGAACCTCCATCTCTACTATATGACCATCTTAAATGTTTGCTCCTTTTCTTTTACaaggatttttatctttggaaccgatTGGTCTTCCATGCTTCAGGCATGGATTATTTTCTTTTGCACTAACAGTTTGCCCTATTAGGACATTAATTTGTATTAGAGCATTATTGgttggtatgtaaaatttaatGAATCTGACAGTTGATTTGTAAAATGATTGCTTTGTACAAGGATCTTAGAcattgataattcatttcaagTACTTTATTAATCCAACTTTTTATCCTCTCCCCCTAATGCTGGGAAAACTGACAACTCATGTCATAATTAAATCTTGAATTAATAGCTCAAAAATGTTATAAGGAGACTCATATAAATTATATTCCCAATCTCTTATTATGACCCATCTTTGTACGTTGTGGTGGAGCAGCTGGAACATGTACCGCACATCCAAAAACtgtaagatgggaaatatttggctcttgaccaaaaatcaattgtaattaggagtatttataatttattggcttgatgcttacaacatgtaaatcaatatAATCTCATGCtaaaatatgaagttttgttctcataagtaatggtttagacatTAACCAGAGGcattcaatcaataatttctgTAAACCATTATGCGTAAAtaacaaacttttacaaaagtttttcaaacttAATTAATAAAAGACTGATATATAAACTCATcagtattagcaagatgaattatcttaattgcatgatctgaaattaattatttaaacaagcaatcttgcaaacgacaggctgcaagttgataacacatacatgattattttgtagatgcatctaccaaaattgtataatatcaaaatcatccacatggcggatgaatgggcccatattcatttcagagatgcaagacattaaatctcaaatttagctACTGAGTTTCTaagaatcaattttcattgagaacaaacaacaaatgacaattctttaaattaaagaatcttttggttctttaatgaatgttCATATGAATTCTCAAATAATTTTTGCATCATATATATTTCAGGATGGTCTAACTGGTTACGCCAAGTAGTAAATGTATTTATATTAGTAAACTTTTGGTTTACTTTAATATGTTTTTCAATTGCACtaataatgtaaatataaattttaacaattaaCAATTTTATTgtcattctttttattttgtatccacatataaataCTATTTTGACATTTactgtaacgacccaaatttcagggatatcagaatagtgacttgagatcactaaatctgacatgtgagtttagatattagtaagtaaaaattaagtgtggttttagaaataattctgaattagtgaaattatgaattaaaagaaatttgtagattaaataagataaaaacgaggtatcgagacctcgaattcataaaatgaggcataaatatttttataaatatttgtggagtgttagtaagttagtattaaagttttgttaagaaattttaacgtttcggtagccaattgggtaaaaaggactaaattgaattaagtacaaaattgtgaaatgtgattaaatagctctagtaataattaaaggaggactaaataggcaattaaacacctattatttggCTGAACAGCATGACtgtgcaggaaaaataaaaatgaagtgtgaacaaggggcaaatttagaaatagggtaaaaattaaattgtaaaatatgaaatattaggtaaaatctagagttttcttcatttttcttcatcctcTCCAGAAAAAACACCATTTAAAGGTTCTTTTAAGCTGGTCTCTCATATTTTTACtacatgtaagctcaattcttgattatttattgtaaattttgtgttttcgagacttttacaactaggtccacttgtttaattcattagtttttgatttcatgggtaattttgaaagtttccatgaataagtgctgaaattttatgatgatttatcatggaattaaggttttaatttcattatatgatgattttatgaagagatttgcatagaaatttattttaggacttaattgtgaaagttgttggaattagggttttgtgttGAAGTTTGGAATGTCAAAGGTTGTGAAGTAGTTTTTAGTGTTTtgataaaatgatatttgaaaggaattagtttaattgatgaatgaattgaacagagactaaattgtaaaaactaaaaagtttggggtaatagtgtaatttaaaaaatttaagggcataagttgtgaaatagaatagaatcaaaatagatgctaatgaaggaatgattttataattatagatcaagaaaacgaagcgaatcatggaaaggagaaaatttaagAATATAGTCTCTGACTTTCTACGACTTTTGTAAATttgcccaggtaagttcatatggaaaatttaatgttttattacgAAACTATTATGGTTTTTAAGTATATTATTGTAGATGAATactattaaattgtaaaaagtatgaaatagtatttaagtaaaaatacatattatttggaacaatggatttgagtgcttccatTCTGTGaccataatgaattgacggaaaagatgtgatatgtattttcgtataagaccatagctaggctatggcatcaGTACAATGTGATTCGAGTtcctgtataagaccatagttgggctatggcatcggtatgatcTGATAATGTgattctgtataagaccatatctgggatatggcatcggtatgttatgtgatccgtgtaagaccatggcagggctaTGGCTTCTGCGTGTGATGTgtgacaatgtgaaagtccatagtttactatggcaatgtgataatgaagtaCTCAATTCCTTTATTGTTCCTTAATTTGACAatggaagtaaatgagaaatgggcccaaaGGAGTTAAATTTGTGAATAGCAACCTGGAAATTATCCAAATGAGTTTattaatgaaattatgatttgCAGGATGAATTAATTaagctaatagatatatgattgtgtacaatatttggtaagatttgtgtaattatgcctatgagcttactaagcttctataagcttacttgtgtatgttatttgttttgtagattgacttatatacatacggaggatcggatctacatcaagggtcacactatccagatttactctggtagattttgttaaacaactttttgatttatatggcatgtataggagttgatttgataatgtaATTGTGTGAATGATTAAATATGTAAAGTatgttaaatgtgatgttttgtgttaaaaaatgaaatatacatattttggattgaaataattgattggttgggttctattagtgtataattgtgtttaggCACAAGAAATGGATAAAAGATtgttatttgatcaagatttataagtCAATGTTTTGGGCATAAATTAAGTGTGTTtgatatgtgaaaatagcttaaaaatagtgaaaaatgaggttttcacatggccaagtcacatgggcgtgtgcccaggccatgtggtaAAGTCAGAATTgtccacgggcaggccacacaggCATATCCTAGGCCACACGGGAATGTGCCCTTATTTTCACggaaaattttccaaagttcttggtttagtcctaaATCACTTCCtaagcatattt harbors:
- the LOC108485989 gene encoding glutaredoxin-C6-like — protein: MSSPTAGGGSGLSIDEEETAETRIRRLISEHPLIIFSRSFCCMCHVMKKLLVTIGVHPTVIELDDHEFASLPRSPSHDTLISSQNLSPAVFIGGTCVGGLESPVALHLSGHLVPKLVEVGVLLV
- the LOC108484509 gene encoding probable ADP,ATP carrier protein At5g56450 encodes the protein MSKEEEDEIENRGGGLKPASGPYKWLASFHRDLMAGAVMGGVVHTIVAPIERAKLLLQTQESNLAIVAGGRRKFKGMLDCIFRTVKEEGILSLWRGNGSSVLRYYPSVALNFSLKDLYKNILRNGYSEDGHVFSGASANFIAGAAAGCTTLILIYPLDIAHTRLAADIGRSNVRQFRGIYHFLSTIREKDGIRGIYRGLPASLQGMIVHRGLYFGGFDTIKEILSEESKTELALWKRWVVAQAVTTSAGLLSYPLDTVRRRMMMQSGLEQPMYHSTLQCWKMIYRTEGVSSFYRGALSNIFRSTGAAAILVLYDEVKKFMKWGGL